In a genomic window of Dyadobacter fermentans DSM 18053:
- a CDS encoding peptidase domain-containing ABC transporter, with translation MKFPHYYQLDQMDCGPTCLRILAKFYGRSYTAQSLREKAQISKVGVSILGISEAAEAIGFHSIGVKITIKKLLSQVPLPCLLHWEQSHFVILYDVRPAQRNAILGIFSWLTGKLMPYQSQRAAECKTNMFYVSDPAKGLLTYSMAEFEKRWLATSNEGMALLLEPTSRFYEEQGENSPILGHSQLAGYLWQYRRLVLQLGLGMLVGSGLSLLLPFLTQSIVDVGISTRNMSFINIVLIGQIVLLCSTSAVDFIRGWIVLHISTRLNLSILSEFLAKLMRLPVSFFDVKQFGDIMQRIGDHHRIESFITGQTLGVMFSLLNLLIFGFILAYYHSPIFVVALGAAIIYSFWVILFLKQRRKLDASRFDASSKNQSQIVQLIQGMQEIKLAGAETQKRWEWEHTQARLFRWNVKNLSLSQFQQAGGLLINQGKNILISFLAAKAVLNGQLTLGGMMSVQYILGQLNAPIEQMVNFLQSLQDAKISLERLNEVHALANEETASKELRSEWGQKQDIVVEDLIYAYPGAGNDPVLKKVNLTIPHGKTTAIVGTSGSGKTTLLKLLLRFYEPQCGSIFLATAPLALTASEKITEGWENRIALEHVSHRAWRQQCGVVMQEGFIFSDTIARNIAINDEIIDKDRLYYAARVANIHEFILSMPSGYYTKIGAEGNGISQGQKQRILIARSVYKNPQMLFFDEATNALDADNESLILRNLKAFFKGKTVIVVAHRLSTVKHADQIIVMEKGEIVETGSHSELIGIKGKYFDLVSNQLELAVG, from the coding sequence ATGAAGTTTCCACACTATTATCAACTCGATCAAATGGACTGCGGCCCGACATGTCTTCGCATATTGGCTAAATTCTATGGTAGAAGCTATACTGCTCAAAGCCTAAGGGAGAAGGCCCAAATAAGCAAGGTTGGTGTATCAATCCTAGGCATTTCGGAAGCTGCTGAGGCCATTGGTTTTCATTCCATCGGTGTAAAAATCACAATTAAAAAACTATTGTCGCAAGTACCATTGCCCTGTTTGCTGCATTGGGAGCAAAGTCACTTTGTGATTTTGTACGATGTGCGGCCCGCGCAAAGAAACGCTATCCTCGGCATTTTCTCATGGCTAACTGGTAAACTGATGCCCTATCAAAGTCAACGTGCGGCAGAATGCAAGACAAACATGTTTTACGTTTCAGATCCAGCAAAAGGGCTTCTCACCTACTCAATGGCGGAATTTGAAAAGCGTTGGCTGGCTACCAGCAATGAAGGAATGGCGTTACTGCTTGAACCAACAAGCCGATTTTATGAAGAGCAGGGGGAAAATTCCCCTATTTTGGGTCACTCACAGCTTGCTGGCTATTTATGGCAGTATAGAAGGCTGGTTTTGCAGCTCGGATTGGGAATGTTGGTTGGAAGCGGATTGTCTCTGTTACTGCCTTTTCTTACACAGTCGATTGTAGACGTCGGCATTAGTACGCGAAACATGTCGTTTATCAATATCGTTCTGATTGGTCAAATAGTATTATTATGTAGTACGTCGGCTGTCGATTTTATAAGGGGTTGGATTGTGTTGCATATAAGCACCCGATTGAACTTATCAATATTGTCTGAGTTTCTTGCGAAGCTAATGCGATTGCCAGTCTCGTTCTTTGATGTAAAGCAATTTGGCGACATCATGCAGAGGATCGGCGATCACCATCGTATTGAATCGTTTATAACTGGCCAGACCCTCGGCGTGATGTTCTCATTACTTAACCTGTTGATATTTGGTTTCATACTAGCTTATTATCATTCGCCGATTTTTGTGGTCGCTCTTGGAGCTGCCATTATTTACTCTTTTTGGGTGATCCTGTTCTTGAAACAACGCAGAAAGTTAGATGCAAGCCGGTTTGATGCGTCCTCAAAGAACCAAAGTCAAATTGTTCAGCTAATACAGGGGATGCAGGAAATTAAATTAGCAGGCGCTGAGACGCAGAAGCGATGGGAATGGGAACACACCCAGGCTAGGCTTTTCAGATGGAATGTAAAAAACCTATCGCTTTCTCAATTTCAGCAAGCAGGAGGTCTATTGATAAATCAAGGTAAAAACATACTAATCAGCTTCTTAGCTGCAAAAGCAGTGTTAAACGGACAACTTACGCTGGGAGGTATGATGTCGGTTCAATATATATTGGGCCAGTTAAATGCGCCTATCGAGCAAATGGTCAACTTCTTACAATCATTGCAGGATGCCAAAATAAGCTTAGAAAGACTCAATGAAGTTCATGCTCTCGCCAACGAAGAAACAGCCAGTAAAGAACTACGTAGCGAATGGGGGCAAAAACAAGATATCGTCGTTGAGGACCTAATATATGCCTACCCGGGAGCCGGTAATGACCCTGTGTTAAAGAAAGTAAATTTGACAATACCTCACGGAAAAACAACTGCAATAGTCGGGACAAGCGGGAGCGGAAAGACAACGCTCTTAAAACTCTTGCTAAGATTTTACGAGCCTCAATGCGGTTCCATCTTCCTGGCCACGGCTCCTCTCGCACTGACAGCTAGTGAAAAAATCACAGAAGGTTGGGAAAACCGGATAGCCCTGGAACATGTCTCTCATCGGGCATGGCGCCAGCAATGCGGCGTCGTAATGCAAGAAGGTTTTATTTTTTCTGATACCATTGCACGAAACATTGCAATTAATGATGAAATCATTGACAAGGACCGACTTTACTATGCCGCACGTGTAGCCAATATCCACGAGTTTATCCTATCTATGCCCTCGGGATACTACACCAAAATAGGTGCGGAAGGCAACGGAATTAGCCAGGGACAAAAGCAACGAATATTAATTGCTCGATCCGTTTATAAAAACCCGCAAATGTTGTTTTTTGACGAAGCCACGAATGCGTTAGATGCTGATAACGAATCGCTGATTCTTCGAAATTTGAAGGCTTTTTTCAAAGGCAAGACTGTTATCGTAGTCGCTCATAGGCTAAGTACCGTCAAACACGCTGATCAGATCATTGTCATGGAAAAGGGAGAAATAGTTGAAACCGGCTCACACTCTGAATTGATTGGTATAAAAGGGAAGTACTTTGACCTAGTAAGTAATCAACTAGAATTGGCCGTGGGGTAA
- a CDS encoding HlyD family efflux transporter periplasmic adaptor subunit yields MSKTPTPFPELYSEEIQEIINRPPGWLLRSGMSLFFAVLSIFFASCWMIKYPDVIPATFTLVADNIPRSVIIRSDGKLQRILVRDGQYVNQRQMVAFMESTASHDQINLLEKNIQLLATYIEQGQWENVNGFSTDSYNMLGEIQGDFQAFAQNFVRLKTFLNSGYCIQKRSLLRNELADFKDLEQNIIEQLQLQRQDLILGKDEFKVQERLFGDRVISSLEYKKEKSKLLAREMPVKSLTASLIQNRSSQTAKRKEILELDNAIAESKANFRQELQTLQSSIELWKQRYVVLAPVAGTVSFAAPWQEQQHVAVDWELLTVEPPQSGFRGLVKLSQGSLGKVKEGQKVLVKLDGYPHQEFGSIEGILSKISTTPGRDSSYWGYVALPHQLETKYGRKLTYRSGLSGTAEVVTTDRRLIARLISTIRDGG; encoded by the coding sequence ATGTCTAAGACGCCAACACCTTTTCCCGAATTGTACAGCGAAGAGATACAGGAGATCATTAATCGACCACCCGGTTGGCTGCTACGCTCTGGGATGTCTCTTTTCTTTGCGGTACTAAGCATATTTTTTGCGAGTTGCTGGATGATTAAATATCCAGATGTTATCCCTGCGACATTTACGTTGGTTGCAGACAATATACCTCGATCAGTTATTATCAGGTCAGACGGAAAACTGCAACGAATTCTTGTAAGAGATGGACAGTATGTAAATCAACGGCAAATGGTGGCCTTTATGGAGAGCACTGCCAGCCATGACCAGATAAATCTGCTCGAAAAGAATATTCAACTATTGGCCACATACATTGAGCAAGGTCAGTGGGAAAACGTCAATGGGTTTTCGACAGACTCTTATAACATGCTTGGTGAGATTCAAGGCGATTTTCAGGCATTTGCTCAGAACTTTGTCAGGTTAAAGACATTTCTCAACAGCGGATACTGTATCCAAAAGCGAAGTCTGTTGCGAAACGAATTAGCCGATTTTAAAGATTTGGAACAAAATATTATCGAACAGTTGCAACTACAAAGGCAAGATTTAATACTGGGGAAAGATGAGTTCAAAGTTCAGGAAAGATTATTTGGCGACAGAGTCATTTCTTCGTTGGAATACAAAAAGGAGAAATCAAAACTACTAGCGCGTGAAATGCCGGTCAAAAGTTTAACAGCTTCTTTGATCCAAAACCGTTCATCGCAAACTGCCAAGCGGAAAGAAATATTAGAACTTGACAATGCCATTGCTGAGAGTAAAGCTAATTTTCGTCAAGAGCTTCAAACATTGCAGAGTAGTATCGAATTATGGAAACAGCGATATGTAGTTCTCGCGCCAGTGGCTGGGACGGTATCATTTGCGGCACCTTGGCAGGAGCAGCAGCACGTAGCTGTTGATTGGGAATTGTTGACGGTAGAACCTCCTCAAAGTGGTTTTCGAGGATTGGTGAAATTATCGCAGGGAAGTCTGGGTAAGGTTAAAGAAGGGCAGAAGGTCCTAGTCAAATTAGATGGATATCCTCATCAGGAATTTGGGTCGATTGAAGGAATTTTATCAAAAATTTCAACAACGCCTGGACGCGATTCTTCATATTGGGGTTATGTAGCCCTTCCACATCAGCTCGAAACGAAATATGGTCGAAAACTGACATACAGAAGCGGACTTAGCGGTACCGCCGAAGTTGTGACTACGGATAGAAGATTGATAGCCAGGCTTATTTCCACGATTAGAGATGGAGGATAG
- a CDS encoding porin family protein, translating to MKRLTILILFFAAGAIVPSQAQNSSFFVGGGGGSNLSMYAFTSDYADRWTSSKPKPGLNGGVVFGMEFNRMAVVMGVNFIQKGSKAETDNYRIEGDYVGYVKGRENTSFIQIPMLFRFRILGGKFGLTASAGPSFNIGLSGNSRLELEVAGVGSESRSGTIKFGSGINDTYKRFQPGFMLGPGMVMAVGEKGKLNFNLMWDLGFNAVNKRSSSAAGIDGKISNISTILNVTYTHHFVFGDKY from the coding sequence ATGAAAAGACTAACCATCCTGATCCTCTTTTTCGCCGCGGGGGCAATTGTCCCCTCCCAGGCTCAAAACAGTTCCTTTTTTGTAGGCGGAGGCGGTGGCAGCAACCTGTCGATGTACGCATTCACCTCCGACTACGCCGACCGCTGGACAAGCTCCAAACCCAAGCCGGGCCTTAACGGCGGGGTCGTTTTCGGAATGGAGTTCAACCGCATGGCCGTTGTCATGGGCGTTAATTTCATCCAAAAGGGCTCGAAGGCCGAAACCGACAACTATCGCATCGAGGGCGACTATGTGGGCTATGTAAAAGGCCGGGAAAACACTTCATTCATCCAGATTCCCATGCTCTTCCGCTTCCGCATCCTGGGCGGAAAGTTCGGCCTCACTGCTTCCGCCGGTCCTTCATTCAACATCGGACTATCGGGCAACTCGCGGCTGGAACTGGAAGTGGCGGGCGTGGGCTCCGAAAGCCGCTCGGGGACGATCAAGTTCGGAAGCGGTATAAACGACACCTACAAGCGCTTCCAGCCGGGCTTTATGCTCGGGCCGGGCATGGTGATGGCCGTGGGAGAAAAAGGAAAGCTCAATTTCAACCTCATGTGGGACCTGGGTTTCAATGCGGTGAACAAGCGGAGCAGCAGCGCCGCGGGCATCGACGGAAAGATCTCCAACATCTCCACGATCCTGAATGTAACCTACACGCATCATTTCGTTTTCGGGGATAAATATTGA
- a CDS encoding MotA/TolQ/ExbB proton channel family protein: protein MLTNKRLYHIAIALVAAVMIWFVLILGASMSSGPGLKRFFEAFGGSFGGYVHAVIYMAFIFGVLEILEYQKFIKKQHEGFKLNLLPVQDQLVLSPDEVAKIKLNVIDLEKHGFSFLLTDFVKRACTQYRNNQSIGETLQVLTAQIDNSKTELEGKLEIARFLINAIASLGFIGTILHLAGSIGLFHLAKTEEGMPLITQSLNVSFDTTFIALFLGLILSYFYHRYLEDLDTFYSRTKSYIIDNLISRIYHPH, encoded by the coding sequence ATGCTGACAAATAAAAGACTCTATCACATTGCCATCGCCCTCGTAGCGGCGGTTATGATCTGGTTTGTACTGATCCTGGGCGCGTCGATGTCGTCCGGGCCGGGGCTCAAACGCTTCTTCGAAGCCTTCGGCGGGTCGTTTGGCGGGTATGTGCACGCGGTGATTTATATGGCATTCATTTTCGGGGTGCTGGAAATCCTGGAATACCAGAAGTTTATCAAAAAACAGCACGAGGGTTTTAAGCTCAATCTCCTGCCTGTGCAGGACCAGCTGGTACTCTCGCCGGACGAGGTAGCGAAGATCAAACTGAATGTGATCGACCTCGAAAAACACGGTTTCAGCTTCCTGCTGACCGATTTCGTGAAGCGTGCCTGCACACAGTACCGGAATAATCAGTCGATCGGCGAAACGTTGCAGGTGCTTACGGCGCAGATCGATAACAGCAAAACCGAGCTGGAAGGCAAGCTGGAAATCGCGCGGTTTCTCATCAATGCCATTGCTTCGCTGGGCTTTATCGGCACGATCCTGCATTTGGCGGGTTCCATCGGACTTTTTCATTTGGCCAAAACCGAGGAAGGCATGCCGCTCATCACCCAGAGCCTGAATGTTTCTTTCGATACCACATTCATCGCGCTGTTTCTAGGCCTCATCCTCAGCTACTTCTACCACCGCTATCTCGAAGACCTCGATACTTTTTATTCCAGAACGAAATCCTACATTATCGACAACCTCATCAGTCGCATATATCACCCTCACTGA
- a CDS encoding S41 family peptidase, which yields MKTFSKQISALIILLSALLGCQPGDVDTLSGKLGNKGSVNGWIFDMMHDAYFWYDEMPAKQSLDTTENPDAFFEKLVYQRKVYDRFSLITDNYSAMQQQLNGVVKAFGISYTPAYIDAGKTAVALFVSHIIKGSPAANAGMKRGDIIVQIDGKTLTTENYGTFLSAQESVTLTLGTIVDQSLQLNPKTIPLTRAQITEDPVAVAGVIRKQNKRIGYVVYTQFVPGTEADKEKYDNTLRRIFADFKAEGVNELVLDLRLNGGGYVSSALTLASLIVPGSGANRLFYTEQWNDKYMAYWKKEKGEDALNYRFSKESSNIGDNLSRVFVLTSKGTASASELVVNGLRPYMNVITVGDHTAGKNLFGALIGDEKKRWNYGIYMMLGQTANADGRSDYGTASGMAPDVAVADNRFPFLPFGDENETLLRAALVEMGVATGQPARLANTRETERVTPAPLRDTPSVLDGRMIKAAPEGGPLLVKPDL from the coding sequence ATGAAAACATTCAGTAAACAGATTTCAGCGCTGATTATCCTGCTCTCCGCCTTGCTGGGCTGCCAGCCCGGCGACGTGGACACGCTGTCGGGCAAGCTCGGCAACAAAGGGTCGGTCAACGGCTGGATTTTCGACATGATGCACGACGCCTATTTCTGGTACGACGAAATGCCGGCAAAGCAATCGCTCGATACCACCGAAAATCCCGATGCATTCTTCGAAAAACTCGTTTACCAGCGCAAGGTTTACGACCGTTTTTCGCTCATCACCGACAATTACAGCGCAATGCAGCAGCAGCTCAACGGCGTCGTGAAAGCGTTCGGGATCAGCTACACGCCGGCTTACATCGACGCCGGCAAAACGGCCGTGGCGCTGTTTGTAAGCCACATTATCAAAGGCAGCCCGGCCGCCAATGCGGGGATGAAACGCGGGGATATTATTGTTCAAATCGATGGCAAAACGCTGACAACCGAAAACTACGGCACATTTCTTTCAGCGCAGGAATCGGTGACGCTCACGCTTGGAACGATCGTGGACCAGTCGTTGCAGCTGAACCCGAAAACCATCCCGCTCACCCGCGCCCAGATCACCGAAGACCCGGTGGCCGTGGCAGGCGTGATCCGCAAGCAAAACAAGCGGATCGGCTACGTGGTGTACACGCAGTTTGTACCGGGTACGGAAGCCGACAAGGAGAAATATGACAATACATTGCGCCGTATTTTCGCGGATTTCAAAGCGGAGGGCGTGAATGAGCTGGTGCTCGACCTGCGGCTGAACGGCGGCGGCTACGTATCTTCGGCCCTCACGCTGGCGTCGCTCATTGTGCCCGGCAGCGGGGCAAACCGGCTGTTTTACACCGAGCAATGGAACGACAAATACATGGCTTACTGGAAAAAAGAAAAGGGAGAAGACGCGCTGAATTACCGTTTTTCGAAGGAAAGCAGTAATATCGGGGATAACCTGAGCCGCGTTTTTGTGCTGACCTCGAAGGGGACCGCCTCGGCCAGCGAACTCGTCGTGAATGGACTAAGGCCGTATATGAACGTGATCACGGTGGGCGACCACACGGCGGGCAAGAACCTGTTCGGCGCATTGATCGGCGATGAAAAAAAGCGCTGGAACTACGGCATTTATATGATGCTCGGGCAAACGGCCAATGCCGACGGCCGATCGGACTACGGCACGGCCAGCGGCATGGCGCCCGATGTGGCGGTGGCCGACAACCGATTCCCGTTCCTGCCGTTCGGCGACGAGAACGAGACGCTCCTGCGCGCCGCATTGGTGGAAATGGGCGTCGCAACCGGGCAGCCGGCCAGGCTGGCGAACACGCGCGAAACCGAGCGCGTGACGCCCGCGCCGCTGCGCGACACGCCGTCGGTGCTCGATGGCCGGATGATCAAAGCGGCGCCGGAAGGCGGGCCGCTCCTTGTCAAACCTGATTTATGA